In Deltaproteobacteria bacterium, a single window of DNA contains:
- a CDS encoding SDR family oxidoreductase — LDSNLSAAFFATQAFARLAVAAKRQGAVINVSSIHGSVGDGGVVPHCASKFGLIGLTEASAEALRGSGVRVNCLSPGAIEPDSADRTSESLKSQVTQGELAKMCVFLGSDESGNLTGTNLNAFGVTRPVIAPNK; from the coding sequence CCTTAGACAGTAATTTGAGTGCAGCGTTTTTCGCAACTCAGGCATTTGCACGGCTCGCTGTTGCAGCTAAGCGGCAAGGCGCCGTTATTAATGTTTCGTCCATTCACGGCAGTGTTGGCGATGGCGGCGTGGTGCCACACTGTGCATCCAAATTTGGTTTGATTGGGCTGACTGAAGCAAGCGCGGAAGCACTTCGCGGCAGCGGTGTTCGCGTGAACTGTTTATCACCCGGAGCAATTGAACCCGACTCGGCCGACCGTACGAGCGAATCTCTAAAGTCGCAGGTAACTCAGGGCGAGCTTGCAAAGATGTGTGTCTTCTTGGGATCCGATGAGTCGGGTAATCTCACTGGTACCAATCTGAATGCATTTGGTGTGACCCGTCCCGTCATTGCGCCGAACAAATAG